A genome region from Leptodactylus fuscus isolate aLepFus1 chromosome 6, aLepFus1.hap2, whole genome shotgun sequence includes the following:
- the KCNJ1 gene encoding ATP-sensitive inward rectifier potassium channel 1 produces MLSYLRKKLNIHLKENKRRRARLVSKDGRCNIEFGNVEEQSRVAFLADIWTTILDLKWRYKMTIFISAFLGSWFLFGLLWYAVAYLHKDLPEFDPPANNTPCVQNINGLTAAFLFSLETQVTIGYGFRCVTEQCGTAIFLLVAQSILGVIINSFMCGAILAKISRPKKRGKTITFSKNAVISKRGGKLCLLIRVANLRKSLLIGSHIYGKLLKTTLTPEGETIILDQVNIQFIVDAGNENLFFVSPLTIYHVIDKNSPFFEMSMETLIQHDFELVVFLDGTVEATSATCQVRTSYIPEEVLWGFRFAPIVSKTKEGKYRVDFSNFSKTVEVETPHCAFCLYNERDAKAKLKMGYDNPSFTVNDISETADSNATKM; encoded by the coding sequence ATGTTGTCTTACTTGAGAAAAAAATTGAACATTCACCTTAAAGAAAACAAGCGTCGCCGGGCAAGACTGGTGTCAAAGGATGGAAGATGCAATATTGAGTTTGGGAATGTGGAAGAACAGTCTAGGGTAGCTTTCCTGGCTGACATCTGGACCACTATTCTGGACCTAAAATGGAGGTACAAGATGACTATTTTTATTTCAGCCTTTCTGGGGAGTTGGTTCCTGTTTGGTTTGCTGTGGTATGCCGTTGCCTACTTGCACAAAGACCTTCCAGAATTTGACCCACCTGCCAATAACACACCATGTGTTCAAAATATTAATGGACTGACTGCTGCGTTTCTCTTCTCTTTGGAAACTCAAGTGACCATTGGATATGGGTTCCGTTGTGTGACTGAGCAGTGTGGAACAGCTATATTCCTGCTGGTTGCCCAGTCAATTTTGGGGGTCATAATTAACTCCTTTATGTGTGGTGCCATCCTGGCTAAAATCTCAAGACCCAAGAAGAGAGGCAAGACGATAACTTTCAGCAAGAATGCAGTCATTAGTAAGAGAGGAGGAAAGTTGTGTCTCCTCATTAGAGTGGCAAATTTAAGGAAAAGTCTTCTGATAGGGAGTCATATTTatggaaaactgctaaaaaccaCGCTCACACCAGAAGGGGAGACCATCATTTTAGATCAAGTAAACATTCAGTTCATAGTGGATGCTGGAAATGAGAACCTATTCTTTGTCTCTCCACTGACAATCTACCATGTTATTGATAAAAACAGCCCTTTCTTTGAGATGTCAATGGAGACTTTAATACAGCATGATTTTGAGCTTGTGGTCTTTTTAGATGGCACAGTGGAGGCGACAAGTGCGACCTGCCAGGTCCGTACATCTTACATTCCTGAAGAAGTGCTCTGGGGATTTCGTTTTGCCCCAATTGTATCAAAAACAAAAGAAGGCAAGTATCGAGTAGACTTCAGTAACTTCAGCAAGACTGTCGAGGTggagaccccacattgtgcttTTTGTCTTTATAATGAGAGGGACGCAAAGGCCAAGCTTAAGATGGGCTATGACAACCCTTCCTTTACCGTCAATGACATTTCAGAGACTGCTGACAGCAATGCAAcaaaaatgtag